A window of the Gorilla gorilla gorilla isolate KB3781 chromosome 8, NHGRI_mGorGor1-v2.1_pri, whole genome shotgun sequence genome harbors these coding sequences:
- the LOC101134166 gene encoding large ribosomal subunit protein eL8-like, whose amino-acid sequence MPKGKKAKGKKVAPAPAVVKKQEAKKVVNPPFEKRPKNFVIGQDIQPKRDLTRFVKWPRYIRLQRQRAILCKQLKVPSAINQFTQALDHQTSTHKYRPETKQEKKQRLLALAEKKAAGKGDVPTKKPSVLQAGVNTVTTLVENKKAQPMVIAHDVDPIELVVFLPALCPKMGVPYSIIKGKARLGHLVHGKTCTTVAFTQVNSEGKGALAKLVETIRTNYNDRYDEIRRHWGGNVLGPKSVVRIAKLKKAKAKEFAIKLG is encoded by the coding sequence ATGCCGAAAGGAAAGAAGGCCAAAGGGAAGAAGGTGGCTCCGGCCCCTGCTGTCGTGAAGAAGCAGGAGGCCAAGAAAGTGGTGAATCCCCCGTTTGAGAAAAGGCCTAAGAATTTTGTCATTGGACAGGACATCCAGCCCAAAAGAGACCTCACCCGCTTTGTGAAATGGCCCCGCTACATCAGGTTGCAGAGGCAGAGAGCCATCCTCTGTAAGCAGCTGAAAGTGCCTTCTGCGATTAATCAGTTCACCCAGGCCCTGGACCACCAAACATCTACTCACAAGTACAGACCAGAGACAAAGCAAGAGAAGAAGCAGAGGCTGTTGGCCCTGGCCGAGAAGAAAGCTGCTGGCAAAGGGGACGTCCCCACTAAGAAACCATCTGTCCTTCAAGCAGGAGTTAATACCGTCACCACCTTGGTGGAGAACAAGAAAGCCCAGCCGATGGTGATTGCACACGACGTGGATCCCATTGAGCTGGTTGTCTTCTTGCCTGCCCTGTGTCCTAAAATGGGGGTCCCTTACTCCATTATCAAGGGGAAGGCAAGACTGGGCCATCTAGTCCACGGGAAGACCTGCACCACTGTCGCCTTCACACAGGTTAACTCAGAAGGCAAAGGCGCTTTGGCTAAGCTGGTGGAAACTATCAGGACCAATTACAACGACAGATACGATGAGATCCGCCGTCACTGGGGCGGCAATGTCCTGGGTCCCAAGTCTGTGGTTCGCATCGCCAAGCTCAAAAAGGCAAAGGCTAAAGAATTTGCCATTAAACTGGGTTAA